In Dehalococcoidales bacterium, the sequence CCATCGTTGGAAGGGGTAAGACCGACGTTAGCTTTTAGAATTGCTTTTTCAATGGCAGGCAGACTTCCTGGTACCCAGGGTTGAATAATCAGCATGTCCGGGCCTGATACAGTAATGCTTGCCATATGGCTGAGCTGTTGCGGCATTCCCATATAATCTACTTTAATGTGGGCAATAAGTGCGGGATTTGCTCTTCCAGTATGAAAAGTAGTAAGCTCCTGCCCGAAAACTGCCCGTGAAGCTTCCATTTTTTTCTCTGCTTCAATTAATAATTCTTGACTCATTGCTATTCCCCCGTTATCAGCGTTCCGATTGGCTCGCCGTAAATCACTCTTTCAAGGCTATTTTCAATGTCAAGATTGAACACTATAATGGGCAACTTGTTCTCCAGGCACAGGGACAGCGCGGTGGAATCCATAACTCCCAGGCGTTTGTTAAGGGCATCCAGGTATGTGAGGTGCTCGTACTTGCGTGCCGAAGGATCGAGCTTTGGATCAGCCGAGTATACCCCATCAACATTGTTTTTGCTCATTAGAAGAACATTGGCTTCCATCTCAACTGCTCTGAGAGCGGCTGCTGTATCAGTGGTCATATAGGGATTTCCGGTACCACAGGCAAGAATTACCACCCTGCCTTTTTCCAGGTGCCGTATCGCCCTTCTGCGGATATATGGCTCAGCTACTTGCTGTATGGTTAGTGCGGATTGGGTACGAGTTACAACATCCAGGCGCTCCAAAGCGTCCTGGAGCATCAGGGAGTTGATTAGAGTAGCCAACATGCCGGCATAATCTGCCGTAGCCCGGTCAACTCCGTCCTTTTCTGCTTGTGAACCGCGCCATATATTCCCGCCACCAACTACGATGGCAACTTCAACATTTAACTGCAATGCCCGCTTTACTTGGCAGGCAACTCTGTTGACTGTTGCAGAATCAATACCATAAGTGCCAGAGCCTTTAAAAGCCTCACCGCTGAGTTTCAGTAGAACTCGCTTATACTTGGCCTCAGGCATTAGTCCTGCTGCGTTTCACCCAATTCAAAACGAGTGAAACGGCTTATCCGGATATTCTCCTTGGTTTTGGCGATGCATTCAATTATCAAGTCTCTGATGGTTCTGTTTTGATCTTTAATGAAAGGCTGTTCCATCAGGCAAGCAACTTCGGCTGGCTCTTCAGAGTCTGCGGGTAAATCTTCCTTGCAGATATAACATGGACTCATGGCTGTAACTTGCATGGCAATATCATGGGCAAGCGTTTTAAATTCATCGGTCCGGGCAACAAAGTCGGTCTCGCAATTCAGCTCGATAATAGCTCCAACACGGCCTCCGGCATGGATATAAGCTTCAATCAGCCCCTGCCCAGTTGCGCGATCAGCCTTTTTTGCAGCTTTTTCATATCCCTGTTCCTTAAGGCTGTCAGCAGCTTTTTTAATATCCCAATCACATTTAACCAGGGCATTACGGCAATCCATTACACCTGCGCCACAAAGCTCTCGTAATTCTTTAATTATGGCAGTTTTATCTTCCAAGGTTCTCTCCTTAAAAACTTATGAACCGGCTTCTTCGCTTACTGCGGTTTGTTCAGCTTCATCCATTTCGGTTGTGGCGTCGGCTGAGATTGTCTGGTTGAGGTTTTGCCCTTCTATAACAGCTGAAGCGATTTTACCGGTGATTAGCTTGATTGCCCGGATTGCATCATCGTTGGCGGGGATGGGGAAATCAATCTCGTCTGGATTGCAGTTGGTATCAACTATGGCAACTAGCGGAATACCCATTTTGCGGGCTTCAGCAATAGCAATTCTCTCTTTGGCCGGATCGACAATATATATGGCATCCGGGAGGCTGGTCATTTCTTTGAAGCCGCCCATGTTTTTATTGAGCCGTTCAATCTCTTCAATCTTTTTACGGGCTTCTTTCTTAGGCAGCCTTTGGAATTCTCCTCTTTCTTGCTGATCTTCCAGTCTTACAAGATAATCCATGCGGGACTGTATAGTGGAGAAATTGGTAAGGATGCCGCCTATCCAGCGCTGATTGATAAAATACATGTTGCAGCGCAGAGCTTCTTCCTCGATAATGGACTGAGCCTGCTTTTTTGTGCCAACGAATAGGATTTTACCACCATCGGCAACCAGTTGTTTGACGTATTGGCAAGCTTTATCCAGCAATTCAGCGGTCTTTTCAAGATCTACTATGTGAATCTTGTTTCGCTTGGTAAAGATATATCGCTTCATTTTGGGGTGCCAGCGGCTGGTCTGGTGGCCGAAGTGCGCCCCGGCTTCCAGTAGTTCTTTAATAGTAGCTGTATCCGGCAATCAAGTCCTCCCTTAATATAGCTTGTGTTAGCTTTCTTTTATCAGTCTACCAGTATAGCATAACGTTGTTTGAGCCACAAACAGCAAATTGACAGGAAAAACAGATTAAAATGTCATAATATTGTGCCGGTGAAAACAAGATGAACCAAGCC encodes:
- the frr gene encoding ribosome recycling factor, translating into MSQELLIEAEKKMEASRAVFGQELTTFHTGRANPALIAHIKVDYMGMPQQLSHMASITVSGPDMLIIQPWVPGSLPAIEKAILKANVGLTPSNDGAIVRLKIPPLSAERREELIKLVRRREEDTKIAIRNVRRDVADKLKQMEKDKEISQDECRMTLSKLQQLT
- the pyrH gene encoding UMP kinase, coding for MPEAKYKRVLLKLSGEAFKGSGTYGIDSATVNRVACQVKRALQLNVEVAIVVGGGNIWRGSQAEKDGVDRATADYAGMLATLINSLMLQDALERLDVVTRTQSALTIQQVAEPYIRRRAIRHLEKGRVVILACGTGNPYMTTDTAAALRAVEMEANVLLMSKNNVDGVYSADPKLDPSARKYEHLTYLDALNKRLGVMDSTALSLCLENKLPIIVFNLDIENSLERVIYGEPIGTLITGE
- a CDS encoding elongation factor Ts, which encodes MEDKTAIIKELRELCGAGVMDCRNALVKCDWDIKKAADSLKEQGYEKAAKKADRATGQGLIEAYIHAGGRVGAIIELNCETDFVARTDEFKTLAHDIAMQVTAMSPCYICKEDLPADSEEPAEVACLMEQPFIKDQNRTIRDLIIECIAKTKENIRISRFTRFELGETQQD
- the rpsB gene encoding 30S ribosomal protein S2, which gives rise to MPDTATIKELLEAGAHFGHQTSRWHPKMKRYIFTKRNKIHIVDLEKTAELLDKACQYVKQLVADGGKILFVGTKKQAQSIIEEEALRCNMYFINQRWIGGILTNFSTIQSRMDYLVRLEDQQERGEFQRLPKKEARKKIEEIERLNKNMGGFKEMTSLPDAIYIVDPAKERIAIAEARKMGIPLVAIVDTNCNPDEIDFPIPANDDAIRAIKLITGKIASAVIEGQNLNQTISADATTEMDEAEQTAVSEEAGS